In Rhipicephalus microplus isolate Deutch F79 chromosome 9, USDA_Rmic, whole genome shotgun sequence, one genomic interval encodes:
- the LOC119187256 gene encoding uncharacterized protein LOC119187256 gives MLQNELKTLASRSCCGHQCSTSTNHGAYEHEATHRSIQEKARPLQFMQPSPPSPPPPSPPLPSPPPLWPCSPLSPQGWSATLPLPPPQHLLLPEPPSPSSEQPRMQPCPLMPPVPHPGTTSSGSQEPTSQMPSASTLLGDLVKRHQWRG, from the exons ATGCTGCAAAACGAACTCA AAACATTGGCCAGCCGTTCCTGTTGCGGCCACCAATGCAGCACATCTACTAATCATGGCGCCTATGAACATGAGGCCACCCACAGGAGCATTCAAGAGAAG gcAAGGCCGTTGCAGTTCATGCAGCCATCGCCACCGTCGCCACCACCACCGTCGCCACCACTACCGTCGCCACCACCACTATGGCCGTGCTCGCCGTTGTCTCCACAAGGGTGGTCAGCAACGCTGCCTTTGCCGCCACCGCAGCACTTATTGCTACCAGAGCCTCCGTCGCCTTCTTCAGAGCAGCCACGGATGCAGCCATGCCCATTGATGCCACCGGTACCACACCCTGGAACCACTTCAAGTGGTTCTCAAGAGCCTACCAGCCAG ATGCCTTCAGCAAGTACATTGCTGGGAGACCTAGTGAAACGGCACCAATGGAGAGGTTAA